Proteins co-encoded in one Bradyrhizobium sp. 170 genomic window:
- a CDS encoding class I SAM-dependent methyltransferase, translating to MKKNCWLCGEVKLTCVKAADVPSTVDAAAFRVTDANYGQCAAIYQCTACGFRQCSDFSDVLSFYQAMDDPGYEASRAPRSLQAERLLQLVRRYRPDGRLLDIGAGSGILVEVATRLGYRAEGIEPSEWMVRSAAAHGLKIQAGVLPNEGIAGPYDVVTLVDVIEHVSDPIELLVQARTVLAPDGTGLVITPDVASVAARAMGKHWWHYRMAHICYFERETLLAALRHAGLEPIAIFRPSWYFTADYLSQRLGAYLPIVRKMQLPMLERMVVPLNLFDSLGIVFRPA from the coding sequence ATGAAAAAGAATTGTTGGCTGTGCGGCGAAGTCAAGCTGACCTGCGTGAAGGCGGCTGACGTTCCATCGACCGTCGACGCCGCCGCGTTCCGCGTTACCGACGCGAACTATGGTCAGTGCGCAGCGATATACCAATGCACTGCTTGCGGCTTTCGCCAGTGTTCGGATTTCTCCGACGTCCTGTCGTTTTATCAGGCGATGGACGACCCAGGTTATGAAGCTAGCCGTGCGCCGCGCTCCTTACAAGCCGAACGTCTCCTCCAGTTGGTACGTCGTTATCGTCCTGACGGTCGTTTGCTGGATATTGGTGCCGGCAGCGGAATTTTGGTCGAAGTCGCGACCCGCTTGGGATATCGCGCCGAAGGGATAGAGCCTAGTGAGTGGATGGTTCGGAGCGCGGCGGCTCACGGTCTGAAGATACAGGCGGGTGTTCTGCCTAACGAGGGGATTGCCGGACCCTATGACGTGGTCACCCTTGTGGACGTCATCGAGCACGTTTCTGATCCCATCGAGTTGCTTGTGCAGGCGCGCACCGTGCTGGCGCCAGACGGTACAGGACTTGTTATCACCCCCGACGTGGCGTCAGTGGCTGCTCGAGCCATGGGTAAGCACTGGTGGCACTATCGTATGGCCCACATATGCTATTTTGAGCGGGAGACACTTTTGGCGGCGTTGCGGCACGCAGGTCTGGAGCCCATCGCCATTTTTCGCCCGTCCTGGTACTTCACTGCCGATTATCTGAGCCAGCGTCTTGGAGCTTATTTGCCGATAGTTCGAAAGATGCAACTGCCCATGCTTGAGAGAATGGTCGTGCCACTGAACCTTTTCGATTCGCTGGGCATTGTGTTCCGGCCCGCGTAG
- a CDS encoding cupin domain-containing protein, translating into MKAIPRSWRYLMTPLAFAGMLSIGSAAELNPAAVIYKLPDQIPWGPVNAAGAQSAVVVGDPAKPGFYMVYNKWTKGNHFSRPHFHPNDRYIVVLQGTWWVGSGPKFDPANTTPMPAGSFVTHFAKQVHWDGAKDEDAVLLIIGEGPATSTAAEEK; encoded by the coding sequence ATGAAGGCGATACCCCGCTCCTGGCGATACCTCATGACGCCGCTGGCTTTCGCCGGCATGTTGAGCATCGGCTCCGCTGCGGAACTCAATCCGGCCGCCGTCATCTACAAACTGCCGGACCAGATTCCCTGGGGTCCGGTCAATGCTGCCGGCGCGCAAAGCGCTGTTGTCGTAGGCGATCCGGCCAAGCCCGGCTTCTACATGGTCTACAACAAATGGACCAAGGGCAATCATTTCAGCCGCCCGCACTTCCATCCCAACGATCGCTACATCGTCGTGCTGCAGGGCACGTGGTGGGTCGGCTCGGGGCCGAAATTCGATCCGGCCAACACGACGCCGATGCCGGCCGGCAGCTTTGTCACCCATTTCGCCAAGCAGGTGCATTGGGACGGCGCCAAGGATGAGGACGCCGTTCTGCTGATCATCGGCGAAGGCCCGGCGACCTCAACGGCGGCGGAAGAGAAATGA
- a CDS encoding DUF1080 domain-containing protein, translating to MKRLSILAAGLLIGAAAVQFSSVASGQSDGWVTLVDGTKMGDWTEVGKANWAMKDGALVADKITEGKDPSYLVSKNSYKDFEMKVEFWADDDANSGIFIRCDQSAKIDAKICYEVNIFDKRPDPTYGTGAIVDVAKVDPMPKAGGKWNTYEITAKGSQLVVVLNGQKTVDVQDSKHASGPFALQYGSGVIKWRKVQIKPL from the coding sequence ATGAAGCGTTTGTCGATACTTGCGGCCGGTCTGTTGATCGGCGCCGCCGCTGTTCAATTCTCCAGCGTGGCGTCCGGCCAGAGCGATGGCTGGGTGACGCTTGTCGACGGCACCAAGATGGGCGACTGGACCGAGGTCGGTAAAGCCAATTGGGCGATGAAGGACGGGGCGCTGGTCGCAGACAAGATCACCGAGGGCAAGGATCCCTCCTATCTCGTCAGCAAGAACTCGTACAAGGATTTCGAGATGAAGGTCGAGTTCTGGGCCGACGATGACGCCAACAGCGGGATCTTCATTCGCTGCGACCAGTCGGCCAAGATCGATGCCAAGATCTGCTACGAGGTCAATATCTTCGACAAGCGGCCCGATCCGACCTACGGCACCGGCGCCATCGTCGATGTGGCCAAGGTCGACCCGATGCCGAAGGCGGGCGGCAAATGGAACACCTACGAAATCACGGCCAAGGGCTCGCAGCTCGTCGTCGTGCTGAACGGCCAGAAGACCGTCGATGTCCAGGATTCAAAACACGCCAGCGGCCCGTTCG